A portion of the Rhodococcus pseudokoreensis genome contains these proteins:
- a CDS encoding Gfo/Idh/MocA family oxidoreductase, which produces MSLTETAPVRTATPASQPVRIATIGAGRIGSNHAEIVARLVPGASLVAVSDPVGESAQRLAATLGAPLATTAVDDVLTSDEVDAVLITAPARSHTDLVVAAAAAGKHVFVEKPMAVTLEDADRAIAAAADAGIVLQVGFNRRFAPGFAAARAAIDAQKVGTPHLLRSLTRDPGPFTVDPARIPQWTIFLETLIHDFDTLCFLNPGARPVRVHAIADALVRPDAKSTGHLDTAVVTVQFDNGAIATAEASFSALYGYDVRAEVFGSGGMVTAGSGLSTDMTYYGPDGQHADTARRDTDLLHTAYVGELTAFVGAIRAHTPAVVTGEDARTALSIALAAIRSVETGAAVELDR; this is translated from the coding sequence ATGTCACTCACCGAAACCGCACCCGTCCGCACGGCGACGCCCGCTTCCCAGCCGGTCCGCATCGCGACGATCGGCGCCGGACGCATCGGCTCGAATCACGCGGAGATCGTGGCCCGCCTCGTCCCCGGAGCTTCGCTCGTCGCGGTCAGCGACCCGGTCGGCGAGTCGGCGCAGCGTCTCGCCGCGACGCTGGGCGCGCCGCTCGCCACCACGGCCGTGGACGACGTCCTGACCAGCGACGAGGTCGATGCGGTGCTGATCACCGCCCCCGCGCGGAGCCACACCGACCTGGTGGTCGCGGCGGCGGCCGCCGGCAAGCACGTCTTCGTCGAGAAGCCGATGGCCGTGACCCTCGAGGACGCCGACCGCGCCATCGCGGCGGCCGCCGACGCGGGCATCGTCCTGCAGGTCGGGTTCAATCGCCGGTTCGCTCCCGGGTTCGCCGCCGCCCGCGCGGCGATCGACGCGCAGAAGGTCGGCACCCCACACCTGCTGCGTTCGCTGACGCGCGACCCCGGCCCGTTCACCGTCGATCCGGCGCGCATCCCGCAGTGGACCATCTTCCTCGAAACGCTCATTCACGACTTCGACACCCTGTGCTTCCTCAATCCGGGTGCGCGACCGGTGCGGGTGCACGCGATCGCCGACGCCCTGGTGCGACCGGACGCCAAGAGCACGGGCCACCTCGACACCGCGGTCGTCACCGTGCAATTCGACAACGGTGCCATCGCCACGGCGGAGGCGAGTTTCAGCGCGCTGTACGGATACGACGTCCGCGCCGAGGTGTTCGGCTCCGGCGGCATGGTCACCGCGGGCAGCGGGCTCAGCACCGACATGACCTACTACGGCCCCGACGGGCAGCACGCCGACACCGCGCGCCGCGACACCGACCTCCTCCACACCGCCTACGTGGGCGAACTGACCGCGTTCGTCGGCGCGATCCGCGCCCACACACCGGCCGTCGTGACGGGCGAGGATGCCCGCACCGCGCTGTCGATCGCGCTCGCCGCGATCCGCAGCGTCGAGACCGGCGCCGCCGTCGAACTGGACCGGTGA
- a CDS encoding LacI family DNA-binding transcriptional regulator has protein sequence MAEPVAGSTGGARPTMGDVARAAGVSTALVSIVMRGVPGASEATRQRVLEIADGMGYVPDRRAQKLRQASSRLLGVVFELQQPFHGDLVEQIYAAATRRGYDVMLSAVAPSRAEQVAVQALMRERCEAAILLGSRFDTDELGALADRLPALVVARASGLPGVGAVRGDDVAGITLAVDHLTELGHRNIAHIDGADAPGGADRRAGFLAAMDRHGLSDSATVVAGGPTETEGAQGMHELLELPAPPTAVVAFNDRCATGVLDLLVRRGRDVPADISVVGYDDSRLARIPHVQMTTISQDATHMADAAVDAALAQIAGGEAVDLVLAPHLVRRATTGPVAQQN, from the coding sequence GTGGCCGAACCGGTGGCGGGATCGACCGGTGGTGCCCGTCCGACGATGGGCGACGTCGCGCGAGCGGCCGGAGTCTCCACGGCGCTCGTCTCGATCGTGATGCGCGGGGTTCCCGGCGCCAGCGAGGCGACCCGTCAGCGGGTGCTCGAGATCGCCGACGGGATGGGCTACGTGCCGGACCGTCGCGCACAGAAATTGCGCCAGGCCAGTTCCCGGCTCCTCGGCGTCGTGTTCGAACTGCAGCAACCGTTCCACGGCGATCTCGTCGAACAGATCTACGCGGCGGCCACCCGCCGGGGTTACGACGTGATGCTCAGCGCCGTCGCCCCGAGTCGCGCCGAGCAGGTCGCGGTCCAGGCGCTGATGCGGGAACGCTGCGAGGCCGCGATCCTCCTCGGCTCCCGGTTCGACACCGACGAACTCGGCGCGCTGGCCGACCGCCTGCCCGCCCTCGTCGTGGCACGCGCCAGCGGTCTACCCGGAGTCGGCGCCGTGCGCGGCGACGACGTCGCAGGCATCACCCTGGCCGTCGACCACCTCACCGAACTCGGGCACCGGAACATCGCCCACATCGACGGCGCCGACGCTCCCGGCGGCGCCGACCGGCGGGCCGGCTTCCTGGCCGCGATGGACCGGCACGGACTGTCGGATTCGGCAACGGTCGTGGCCGGCGGGCCGACGGAAACCGAAGGCGCACAGGGCATGCACGAACTGCTCGAGTTGCCCGCTCCCCCGACCGCGGTCGTCGCGTTCAACGACCGGTGCGCCACCGGCGTCCTCGACCTACTGGTCCGCCGCGGCCGGGACGTGCCCGCGGACATCTCCGTCGTCGGCTACGACGACTCCCGCCTGGCGCGGATTCCGCACGTGCAGATGACGACGATCTCGCAGGACGCCACACACATGGCCGACGCCGCGGTCGACGCGGCGCTGGCTCAGATCGCCGGGGGCGAGGCCGTCGACCTCGTGCTCGCCCCGCACCTGGTCCGCCGCGCGACCACCGGCCCTGTCGCACAACAGAACTAG
- a CDS encoding response regulator: MLLVDDQELVRSGLRRILRRKDGFVIVGECADGSEVPGAVAEHTPDVVLMDLRMKKVDGIRATRDLRSAAQPPPVLVLTTFDDDDLLSGSLRAGAAGFILKDSPAEDLIRAVRTVAEGGACLDPAVTGRVLATYRTVAPSSDGDRNRLTELTARELDVLALIGRGHSNSEIGRELGISGVTVKSHVGHIFLKLDLRDRAAAIVYAFDHGIVSPGDTGPAV, from the coding sequence GTGCTGCTGGTCGACGACCAGGAACTGGTGCGGTCGGGACTGCGCCGGATCCTGCGGCGCAAGGACGGCTTCGTGATCGTCGGCGAATGCGCCGACGGCTCGGAGGTGCCGGGCGCGGTCGCGGAACACACTCCGGATGTCGTGCTCATGGACCTGCGGATGAAGAAGGTCGACGGCATCCGGGCGACCCGCGATCTCCGGTCCGCCGCCCAGCCGCCGCCGGTGCTGGTGCTCACCACGTTCGACGACGACGATCTGCTGTCCGGATCGCTCCGCGCCGGTGCCGCAGGGTTCATCCTCAAGGATTCGCCGGCCGAGGATCTGATTCGCGCCGTGCGCACCGTCGCCGAGGGCGGCGCCTGCCTCGACCCGGCTGTGACCGGACGGGTTCTCGCTACGTACCGCACCGTAGCGCCGTCGTCCGACGGGGACCGCAACCGCCTCACCGAGTTGACCGCGCGGGAACTCGACGTGCTCGCGCTGATCGGGCGCGGGCACAGCAACAGCGAGATCGGGCGTGAGCTGGGCATCTCGGGCGTAACGGTGAAGAGTCACGTCGGGCACATCTTCCTCAAACTCGATCTCCGCGATCGCGCGGCCGCCATCGTGTACGCGTTCGATCACGGCATCGTCTCCCCGGGCGACACCGGTCCGGCCGTGTGA
- the katG gene encoding catalase/peroxidase HPI produces the protein MSDSCPVAHEGNTQSTSESENPAIPSPTPTAHRPRTNRDWWPNQPELSVLHAHSSKSNPMGENFDYAAEFAKLDVEALKRDLTDLMTDSQDWWPADFGHYGGLFIRMSWHAAGTYRIADGRGGGGQGAQRFAPLNSWPDNASLDKARRLLWPVKQKYGKQISWSDLLVFAGNVALESMGFKTFGFGFGREDIWEPEEIYWGPEDTWLGDERYSGDRDLSGPLGAVQMGLIYVNPEGPNGQPDPLAAARDIRETFARMAMNDEETAALIAGGHTFGKTHGAGDADLVGPEPEGAPIEQQGLGWKSAYGTGVGKDAITSGLEVVWTPTPTKWDNSFLEVLYGYEWELTKSPAGAWQWTAKDGAGAGTIPDPFDSSAGRAPTMLTTDLSLRIDPAYEKITRRWLDNPQEFADAFAKAWYKLLHRDMGPVTRYLGPWVPEAQLWQDPVPAVDHQLIGDSEIAALKGKILDSGLSISQLVSTAWASAATFRGTDMRGGANGARIRLAPQKDWEINNPAELSKVLQTLEQIQQDFNSSQSGGVKVSLADLIVLAGAAAVEKAAKDAGQDITVPFTPGRTDASQEQTDVESFAVLEPRADGFRNYLRPGEKLPAEALLVERAYMLNLTAPELTVLIGGLRALNANFGQTAHGVFTDRPGVLTNDFFVNLLDMGTVWKGAASAENVYEGSDRVTGDAKWTATAVDLVFGSNSQLRSLAEVYATDDAQQKFVQDFVSAWDKVMNLDRFDLD, from the coding sequence GTGTCCGATAGCTGCCCGGTCGCTCACGAGGGAAACACTCAGAGCACCAGTGAAAGTGAAAACCCCGCAATCCCGTCCCCCACTCCGACGGCGCACCGCCCGAGGACGAACCGTGACTGGTGGCCGAACCAGCCCGAGCTGTCGGTCCTGCACGCACATTCGTCCAAGTCCAACCCGATGGGCGAGAACTTCGACTACGCAGCGGAGTTCGCGAAGCTCGACGTCGAGGCACTCAAGCGCGACCTCACCGATCTGATGACGGATTCGCAGGACTGGTGGCCTGCCGACTTCGGCCACTACGGCGGTCTGTTCATCCGGATGAGCTGGCACGCCGCAGGTACCTACCGCATCGCCGACGGCCGCGGCGGCGGCGGCCAGGGCGCCCAGCGTTTCGCGCCCCTCAACAGCTGGCCCGACAACGCAAGCCTCGACAAGGCGCGCCGCCTGCTCTGGCCCGTGAAACAGAAGTACGGCAAGCAGATCTCGTGGTCCGACCTCCTCGTCTTCGCTGGCAACGTTGCACTGGAGTCGATGGGATTCAAGACCTTCGGGTTCGGATTCGGACGCGAGGACATCTGGGAGCCCGAGGAGATCTACTGGGGCCCCGAGGACACCTGGCTGGGCGACGAACGCTACAGCGGTGATCGTGACCTCTCGGGTCCGCTCGGGGCCGTGCAAATGGGTCTCATCTACGTGAACCCGGAGGGTCCCAACGGCCAGCCGGATCCACTCGCCGCCGCCCGCGACATCCGGGAGACGTTCGCCCGCATGGCGATGAACGACGAGGAGACCGCCGCGTTGATCGCCGGCGGCCACACGTTCGGCAAGACCCACGGTGCAGGCGACGCCGACCTGGTCGGTCCGGAACCGGAAGGTGCCCCGATCGAGCAGCAGGGCCTGGGCTGGAAGAGTGCTTACGGCACCGGCGTCGGCAAGGACGCGATCACCAGCGGTCTCGAGGTCGTGTGGACCCCCACACCGACGAAGTGGGACAACAGCTTCCTCGAGGTTCTGTACGGCTACGAGTGGGAGCTGACCAAGAGCCCCGCCGGTGCCTGGCAGTGGACCGCGAAGGACGGCGCGGGCGCCGGCACGATTCCCGACCCGTTCGATTCGTCGGCGGGACGCGCCCCCACGATGCTGACCACGGACCTCTCGCTGCGCATCGACCCGGCCTACGAGAAGATCACCCGCCGTTGGCTCGACAACCCGCAGGAGTTCGCCGACGCGTTCGCCAAGGCGTGGTACAAGTTGCTGCACCGCGACATGGGACCCGTCACGCGCTACCTCGGCCCGTGGGTCCCGGAGGCGCAGCTGTGGCAGGATCCGGTCCCTGCCGTCGATCACCAGTTGATCGGTGACAGCGAGATCGCCGCCCTGAAGGGCAAGATCCTCGACTCGGGGCTGTCCATCTCCCAGCTGGTGTCCACCGCCTGGGCGTCGGCCGCCACGTTCCGCGGCACCGACATGCGGGGCGGTGCCAACGGGGCCCGGATCCGGCTTGCGCCGCAGAAGGATTGGGAGATCAACAACCCGGCCGAGCTGTCCAAGGTTCTGCAGACCCTCGAACAGATCCAGCAGGACTTCAACTCGTCGCAGTCCGGCGGTGTGAAGGTCTCGCTCGCGGATCTGATCGTTCTGGCCGGTGCCGCGGCTGTCGAGAAGGCCGCGAAGGACGCCGGGCAGGACATCACTGTTCCGTTCACACCGGGCCGCACCGACGCCTCGCAGGAGCAGACCGACGTCGAGTCGTTCGCCGTCCTCGAACCGCGGGCCGACGGGTTCCGCAACTACCTGCGGCCGGGAGAGAAGTTGCCTGCCGAGGCGCTTCTGGTCGAGCGGGCCTACATGCTGAACCTCACCGCTCCCGAGCTGACGGTCCTGATCGGCGGCCTGCGTGCGCTGAACGCCAACTTCGGGCAGACGGCGCACGGCGTGTTCACCGACCGGCCCGGGGTGCTGACGAACGACTTCTTCGTCAACCTCCTCGACATGGGGACGGTGTGGAAGGGGGCCGCCTCCGCCGAGAACGTCTACGAGGGCAGTGACCGTGTCACGGGTGACGCCAAGTGGACCGCCACCGCCGTCGATCTCGTGTTCGGTTCCAACTCGCAACTGCGTTCCCTCGCCGAGGTCTACGCGACCGACGACGCGCAGCAGAAGTTCGTGCAGGACTTCGTTTCCGCGTGGGACAAGGTGATGAACCTCGACCGGTTCGACCTCGACTGA
- a CDS encoding sensor histidine kinase, with protein MAESEYDYPLAVPVFAHIAVVAIAGAAVAQRDGFVPPGWVLLCGLVAAVTPVAGDMIRLGVVLPRPFLAVVVTAAAALLLLQQPDTAFDFAPLILVILTGEVAATASLGVSLATLVSSIAVLSAFGVAGRLDGAPYALAGVVLGWAFGYLMLTQLRLLHQERASKAIQSEQAATRERQRIAREVHDVIAHSLSITLLHLTAARRALEQDRDVDDAVDALSDAERLGRQAMADIRRTVGLLDAGPAGTRPEPGVADLPELIDDFRRAGLPVDFDLQGNLSAVTGTVGLGLYRITQESLANIAKHAPGAGADVRLTIEPERAILAIRNPIRGRGSVPDSSRGSGLRGMRERAKLLGGTLRAGPDGRRWSVHAAVPLPRDSCRPAILRHIPGLS; from the coding sequence GTGGCGGAGAGCGAGTACGACTACCCGCTCGCCGTGCCGGTGTTCGCGCACATCGCGGTCGTCGCCATTGCCGGTGCCGCTGTCGCGCAACGCGACGGCTTCGTGCCGCCGGGGTGGGTGCTGCTGTGCGGTCTGGTCGCCGCGGTGACCCCCGTTGCGGGAGACATGATCAGACTGGGCGTGGTGCTTCCGCGGCCGTTCCTGGCCGTCGTCGTGACCGCGGCGGCCGCATTGCTGCTCCTGCAGCAACCCGACACCGCGTTCGACTTCGCCCCGCTCATCCTGGTGATCCTCACCGGCGAGGTCGCGGCGACGGCGTCGCTGGGGGTCAGCCTCGCCACCCTGGTCAGCTCGATCGCGGTCCTGTCGGCGTTCGGCGTGGCGGGGCGACTCGACGGCGCGCCCTACGCCCTCGCCGGAGTCGTACTGGGCTGGGCTTTCGGGTATCTGATGCTCACCCAGTTGCGTCTCCTGCATCAGGAGCGGGCCTCGAAGGCGATTCAGTCGGAGCAGGCCGCCACCCGTGAGCGCCAGCGGATCGCCCGCGAGGTGCACGACGTCATCGCGCACTCGCTGAGCATCACGCTGCTGCATCTGACCGCGGCCCGCCGCGCGCTCGAGCAGGACCGCGACGTCGACGATGCCGTGGATGCGCTCTCCGACGCCGAGCGGCTCGGGCGGCAGGCGATGGCCGACATCCGCCGCACCGTCGGGTTGCTCGACGCGGGCCCGGCGGGTACCCGCCCCGAACCGGGGGTTGCCGACCTTCCCGAGCTGATCGACGACTTCCGCCGCGCGGGTCTCCCGGTGGACTTCGACCTGCAGGGCAACCTGTCCGCGGTGACCGGGACAGTCGGTCTCGGCCTGTACCGGATCACGCAGGAGTCGCTGGCGAACATCGCCAAACATGCGCCCGGCGCGGGCGCCGACGTGCGGCTCACGATCGAGCCGGAGCGGGCGATCCTCGCGATCCGCAACCCGATCCGGGGCCGGGGTTCGGTACCGGACAGCTCGCGCGGTTCCGGTCTGCGGGGCATGCGCGAGCGCGCCAAGTTGCTCGGTGGCACGCTCCGCGCCGGCCCGGACGGCAGGCGGTGGTCGGTGCACGCCGCGGTGCCACTGCCCCGAGACTCGTGCCGGCCGGCGATTCTCCGGCATATTCCGGGACTGTCGTGA
- a CDS encoding LysR family transcriptional regulator, translated as MHMSINLGISHLRSIVAIADYESFTSAAHALDVSQSSLSRSVAEAERRLDVTLFERTTRRVELTTHGQEIIEHARRMLHDFDDGLTQIERFVTGDRGIVTVACLPSLAATFLPPYVVNFREQHPHVRLQIRDGLRQEVLDAVYSGTVDLALVTTSGILPGLQQDVLTSDSFYCAVPPTHPFAERPVLQWSDLAGQPFIAFGPESSIAAPVRRAVEDARIELGPVMQAQNIGAVAGLAAAGLGVTAVPELVLPMISFAGLVHIPLEPRVERTISLVQVAGRPQTASTRGFVQALLAGRI; from the coding sequence ATGCACATGAGCATCAATCTGGGGATCTCCCACCTGAGGAGCATCGTCGCCATCGCCGACTACGAGAGCTTCACGTCGGCTGCTCACGCCCTCGACGTGTCCCAGTCCTCGCTGAGCCGCTCGGTCGCCGAGGCTGAGCGCAGACTCGACGTCACGCTGTTCGAGCGCACCACCCGCCGCGTCGAACTGACCACGCACGGGCAGGAGATCATCGAGCACGCCCGGCGGATGCTCCACGACTTCGACGACGGGCTCACCCAGATCGAACGATTCGTCACCGGCGACCGCGGAATCGTGACGGTGGCGTGCCTGCCCTCGCTCGCGGCCACGTTCCTTCCCCCGTACGTGGTCAACTTCCGCGAGCAGCATCCCCATGTGCGGCTCCAGATCCGTGACGGCCTGCGTCAGGAGGTTCTCGACGCCGTGTACTCGGGGACGGTCGACCTCGCCCTGGTCACCACGTCGGGGATTCTGCCCGGCCTGCAACAGGACGTCCTGACGAGCGACTCCTTCTATTGCGCGGTCCCGCCGACACATCCGTTCGCCGAACGGCCGGTGCTGCAGTGGTCCGATCTCGCCGGGCAGCCGTTCATCGCGTTCGGTCCCGAGAGCAGCATCGCGGCGCCCGTCCGCCGGGCCGTCGAGGACGCCCGCATCGAACTCGGACCGGTCATGCAGGCGCAGAACATCGGCGCGGTAGCGGGATTGGCGGCCGCCGGGCTCGGCGTCACCGCGGTTCCCGAACTGGTGCTCCCCATGATCTCGTTCGCCGGGCTCGTCCACATCCCCCTGGAGCCGAGAGTCGAACGCACCATCTCCCTCGTCCAGGTCGCCGGCCGGCCGCAGACGGCAAGCACCCGCGGTTTCGTGCAGGCCCTCCTCGCCGGCCGGATCTAG
- a CDS encoding CitMHS family transporter, translating into MVAALGFATIACFLALAFSRRVSVLVALILVPIAFAIVGGWAPDLGEMVGDGLLKVAPVAIMIAFAVLYFSLMVDVGLFDPAIRRIVRWAGGNPTKIAVGTAVLTLLVALDGDGTSTFLITISALLPIYQRLGMRPVVLTGIVCLAAGLMNMIPWGGPTVRAMAALDLTSADIFTPVLPAMGAGVLWVLFAAYMIGRTERKRLGVTELVSPGEGGPGTPHVSDLPVRTRRHRAVMAFNTVLTLVLIVILLFQLVPLEVAFAIAFALALAVNRPKWDDQQALFAKHGGNVTMVVVMILAAGVLTGILNGTGMITAMAQTFVSWIPQSAGSLIPVITAVTSMPLSLVFTPDAYYFGVVPVLAETTASFGGDPAEIGRAAILGQMTTGFPLSPLTAATFILIGLSKVDLGKHQRFIFGWAFGTTIVMTVVALFTGAISL; encoded by the coding sequence ATGGTTGCCGCACTCGGGTTCGCCACGATCGCGTGTTTCCTGGCGCTGGCGTTCAGCCGCCGGGTCTCGGTGCTCGTCGCGCTGATCCTCGTTCCCATCGCGTTCGCGATCGTGGGAGGGTGGGCACCCGACCTCGGGGAGATGGTGGGCGACGGCCTCCTGAAGGTCGCGCCCGTCGCCATCATGATCGCCTTCGCGGTCCTGTACTTCAGTCTGATGGTCGACGTGGGACTGTTCGACCCGGCGATCCGCCGGATCGTCCGGTGGGCGGGGGGCAATCCCACCAAGATCGCCGTCGGAACCGCGGTGCTGACGCTGCTCGTCGCGCTCGACGGCGACGGAACCTCGACCTTCCTGATCACCATCTCGGCGCTGCTGCCCATCTACCAGCGACTCGGGATGCGCCCGGTCGTCCTGACCGGCATCGTCTGCCTGGCCGCCGGTCTGATGAACATGATTCCGTGGGGCGGCCCGACCGTCCGCGCCATGGCCGCGCTCGACCTGACCAGCGCCGACATCTTCACACCCGTCCTGCCCGCGATGGGCGCCGGGGTCCTGTGGGTTCTGTTCGCCGCCTACATGATCGGCCGCACGGAACGGAAGCGGCTCGGCGTCACCGAACTCGTCTCTCCCGGCGAAGGCGGTCCCGGCACCCCGCACGTCTCCGACCTGCCGGTGCGTACCCGCCGCCACCGGGCGGTGATGGCGTTCAACACGGTGCTCACCCTCGTCCTGATCGTGATCCTGCTGTTCCAACTCGTGCCGCTGGAGGTGGCGTTCGCCATCGCCTTCGCGCTCGCGCTCGCCGTCAATCGCCCGAAGTGGGACGATCAGCAGGCCCTGTTCGCGAAGCACGGCGGCAACGTCACCATGGTGGTGGTGATGATCCTCGCGGCGGGCGTGCTCACGGGAATTCTCAACGGCACCGGGATGATCACCGCGATGGCGCAGACGTTCGTCTCCTGGATTCCGCAGTCCGCCGGCTCCCTGATCCCCGTCATCACCGCGGTCACGTCGATGCCGCTCAGCCTGGTCTTCACCCCGGACGCCTACTACTTCGGCGTCGTTCCGGTGCTGGCGGAGACCACCGCGTCGTTCGGTGGCGACCCCGCCGAGATCGGCCGTGCCGCCATCCTCGGCCAGATGACGACCGGATTTCCGCTCAGCCCGCTGACCGCCGCGACGTTCATCCTGATCGGACTGAGCAAGGTGGACCTCGGCAAGCACCAACGGTTCATCTTCGGCTGGGCGTTCGGGACCACGATCGTGATGACCGTCGTGGCCCTGTTCACCGGTGCCATCTCGCTGTGA
- a CDS encoding Fur family transcriptional regulator → MPSMPDYAALLRGAELRVTRPRVAVLEAVHARPHADTETIFGAVRTVLDGVSRQAVYDVLHAVTAVGLVRRIQPAGSVARYESRVGDNHHHVICRSCGAIADVDCAVGEAPCLTASDDNGFLVEEAEVIYWGLCPDCSTTQTSRSKP, encoded by the coding sequence GTGCCGTCGATGCCGGATTACGCAGCGTTACTGCGCGGGGCTGAGCTTCGCGTGACCCGCCCGCGGGTCGCGGTGTTGGAGGCGGTGCACGCACGTCCGCACGCCGATACGGAGACGATTTTCGGCGCGGTGCGCACGGTTCTGGACGGGGTGTCCCGGCAGGCCGTGTACGACGTGCTGCACGCAGTGACCGCGGTGGGATTGGTGCGCCGGATACAGCCGGCCGGCTCCGTGGCTCGTTACGAGTCGCGGGTCGGAGACAATCACCACCACGTGATCTGCCGGTCGTGTGGGGCAATTGCGGACGTCGACTGCGCCGTCGGCGAGGCGCCCTGCCTGACCGCGTCGGACGACAACGGTTTCCTCGTAGAGGAGGCCGAGGTCATCTACTGGGGTCTGTGCCCCGACTGCTCGACAACACAGACTTCTCGATCGAAACCCTGA
- a CDS encoding TIM barrel protein — protein sequence MTYSLAASAEMLYLELPFADRVQRIAERGLQVEIWDWSTKDIDALAASGAEFSSMTGYLEGNLTEHDGIEALLTTARHSLDVAKRLDCPRLNLHGTGLDNRGLPVRPVETVTPAMWLTAADTLRKVAELGEQAGRVFTLENLNLAVDHPGTPFATAADTLALVRAVDSPHLRMNLDLYHAQIGEGNLVELVRKALPYIGEIQVADVPGRCEPGTGEIHYPAVAAALRDIGYTGVVGLEGWAKNDPDDALDAFEAAFA from the coding sequence ATGACGTACTCGCTCGCCGCCAGCGCCGAAATGCTCTACCTCGAACTGCCGTTCGCGGACCGCGTCCAGCGCATCGCCGAACGCGGACTCCAGGTGGAGATCTGGGACTGGTCCACCAAGGACATCGATGCCCTCGCCGCGAGCGGTGCCGAATTCTCGTCGATGACGGGCTATCTGGAGGGCAACCTCACCGAACACGACGGCATCGAGGCGCTGCTCACCACCGCACGCCACTCCCTCGACGTCGCGAAACGGCTCGACTGCCCGAGGCTGAACCTGCACGGCACCGGACTCGACAACCGGGGACTGCCCGTTCGTCCCGTCGAAACCGTGACGCCCGCAATGTGGCTCACCGCCGCCGACACCCTGCGGAAGGTCGCCGAACTCGGCGAACAGGCGGGCCGGGTGTTCACGCTCGAGAACCTCAACCTCGCCGTCGACCATCCGGGCACCCCGTTCGCGACCGCGGCCGACACCCTCGCTCTCGTCCGGGCGGTCGACAGCCCGCATCTGCGCATGAATCTCGACCTGTATCACGCCCAGATCGGCGAGGGAAACCTCGTCGAGCTCGTCCGAAAAGCGCTGCCCTACATCGGCGAGATCCAGGTCGCCGACGTCCCCGGACGCTGCGAACCCGGAACCGGCGAAATCCACTATCCGGCCGTCGCCGCCGCCCTCCGCGACATCGGCTACACCGGCGTCGTCGGGCTCGAGGGCTGGGCGAAGAACGACCCGGACGACGCGCTCGACGCGTTCGAGGCTGCCTTCGCGTAG